A region of Ignatzschineria larvae DSM 13226 DNA encodes the following proteins:
- a CDS encoding IS5 family transposase: MSRTMLTDKLWLKLKPILLDLNIYDKPNLRNIVEGILFRMRTGVPWRDIPEQFGRPNTIFKTFSRWSKNNKLLKLFKKLSQDVDYEWLFIDATHIRAHQHSTGATADNPQAISKSVGGNSSKIHMIVDACGNPCEFIVTDGTTHDIKVAPELLSRVHLNTTDYVSADKGYDSESFREDIINQGAKAIIPKKRNTLTNNNHMDWHIYKTRHLVENAFARLKHFRSIATRYDKLKQHYENNVALACAYIWLKL, from the coding sequence ATGTCTCGAACCATGCTTACAGATAAACTATGGCTGAAACTGAAGCCTATTCTCCTAGATTTGAATATCTATGACAAACCAAATTTAAGAAATATCGTTGAGGGTATTCTATTTAGAATGAGAACAGGTGTTCCTTGGAGGGATATTCCTGAGCAATTTGGGCGACCTAATACTATTTTTAAAACTTTTAGTCGTTGGTCTAAAAATAACAAGCTCTTGAAATTATTTAAAAAACTATCACAAGATGTTGACTATGAATGGCTGTTTATAGATGCAACTCACATTAGAGCTCACCAGCATAGCACAGGAGCAACCGCAGATAATCCTCAAGCAATATCTAAAAGTGTTGGTGGAAATAGTTCAAAAATTCATATGATCGTAGATGCTTGCGGTAATCCCTGTGAATTTATCGTAACAGATGGAACGACCCACGATATCAAGGTCGCTCCAGAGCTACTTAGCAGGGTTCATTTAAATACGACAGATTACGTTAGTGCAGATAAAGGTTATGATTCTGAGAGTTTTAGAGAAGATATTATAAATCAAGGAGCTAAAGCTATTATTCCTAAAAAGAGGAATACTCTTACGAATAATAATCATATGGACTGGCATATTTATAAAACTCGGCATTTAGTGGAGAATGCATTTGCAAGGCTGAAACATTTTAGAAGTATAGCAACAAGATATGACAAGCTAAAACAACATTATGAAAACAACGTTGCTTTAGCTTGTGCCTATATTTGGCTGAAGTTATGA
- the rpsB gene encoding 30S ribosomal protein S2: MSQVSMRDMLEAGVHFGHQTRFWNPKMKPYIFGSRSKIHIINLEETLPMFNDAMNFISKVASQNGRVLFVGTKRAASDIITEQAKRAGMPYVNHRWLGGMLTNFKTVRNSIRRLREIEEMKADGSLERLTKKEGILLERELNKLEKSLGGIKEMPNIPDAIFIIDVGYESNAVAEARKMGIPVIGVVDTNSSPDNIDYVIPGNDDAIRAIQLYATAAADAVIEGRGSNAQLISQDLQEKDQFVEVTEEVTEEVVEAVVEEVVEVKAEEAQAAE, encoded by the coding sequence ATGTCACAAGTTTCTATGCGCGACATGCTCGAAGCGGGCGTTCACTTCGGCCATCAAACTCGTTTTTGGAATCCAAAAATGAAACCTTATATCTTTGGCTCACGTTCAAAGATTCATATCATTAACTTAGAAGAAACCCTTCCGATGTTTAATGATGCGATGAACTTTATCTCTAAAGTAGCATCACAAAATGGTCGTGTATTGTTCGTAGGTACAAAACGCGCAGCCTCTGACATTATCACAGAACAAGCTAAACGTGCAGGTATGCCTTACGTTAACCATCGCTGGTTAGGTGGTATGCTTACTAACTTCAAAACTGTTCGTAACTCAATTCGTCGTCTTCGTGAAATCGAAGAGATGAAAGCTGACGGTTCTCTTGAGCGTTTAACTAAAAAAGAAGGGATTCTTTTAGAGCGCGAACTCAACAAACTTGAGAAAAGCCTCGGCGGTATCAAAGAGATGCCAAACATTCCTGATGCAATCTTCATCATCGATGTAGGCTACGAAAGTAACGCAGTTGCAGAAGCAAGAAAAATGGGTATTCCTGTAATTGGCGTTGTAGATACTAACAGCTCACCAGACAATATCGATTACGTTATTCCTGGTAACGACGATGCAATCCGCGCAATTCAACTCTATGCAACAGCAGCAGCTGATGCTGTAATCGAAGGCCGCGGTTCAAATGCACAATTGATCTCTCAAGATCTTCAAGAGAAAGATCAATTTGTAGAAGTTACTGAAGAAGTTACTGAAGAAGTTGTTGAAGCAGTCGTTGAAGAAGTTGTTGAAGTTAAAGCTGAAGAAGCACAAGCAGCAGAATAA